In the Pseudothauera hydrothermalis genome, one interval contains:
- a CDS encoding phosphatidate cytidylyltransferase has protein sequence MLKTRIITALLLLGALLGAVFYLPAPAWLLLCAVLCGAAGWEWGALTRLPRSQRVAFALFLSGLCLLAGLASGLQRAHGAMSAALSGVYLLSAVFWLFVVPLWLRYGWRLSGLGAAAAVGLIVLLPPALALAHLRQWGPWLVLAALAVCWVADIAAYFSGRAFGRRKLAPNISPGKTWEGVVGAVVGVLVYGFAAVTGLFKPAWTSAVVLLFGFALVALTGLSVVGDLFESLLKRHAGLKDSGTLLPGHGGVLDRIDSLTSTLPLLALAALWFLR, from the coding sequence ATGCTTAAGACGCGCATCATCACCGCATTGCTGCTGCTAGGCGCCCTATTGGGCGCCGTGTTCTATCTGCCCGCGCCCGCATGGCTGCTGTTGTGCGCTGTGCTGTGTGGCGCGGCCGGCTGGGAGTGGGGGGCGCTGACTCGGCTGCCACGATCCCAGCGGGTGGCCTTCGCGCTTTTTTTGAGCGGGCTGTGCTTGTTGGCCGGACTGGCCAGTGGTTTGCAGCGCGCCCACGGGGCCATGTCCGCGGCCTTGAGCGGTGTTTACTTGCTCAGCGCCGTGTTTTGGCTTTTCGTGGTGCCGCTGTGGTTGCGGTACGGCTGGCGGCTGTCTGGTTTGGGCGCAGCCGCTGCGGTGGGGTTGATCGTTCTGCTGCCGCCTGCGCTGGCACTGGCGCATCTGCGTCAGTGGGGGCCGTGGCTGGTGTTGGCAGCGCTGGCAGTGTGCTGGGTTGCCGATATTGCCGCTTACTTTTCGGGTCGGGCGTTCGGGCGGCGCAAGTTGGCGCCAAATATCAGTCCCGGCAAAACTTGGGAAGGCGTCGTTGGCGCCGTCGTCGGTGTGCTGGTCTACGGTTTTGCGGCGGTGACCGGGTTGTTCAAACCCGCCTGGACCTCGGCCGTTGTGCTGCTTTTCGGCTTCGCCCTGGTTGCGTTGACCGGGCTGAGCGTGGTCGGCGATTTGTTCGAGTCCTTACTCAAGCGCCATGCCGGCCTCAAAGATAGCGGCACGCTGCTGCCGGGTCACGGT